A section of the Gallus gallus isolate bGalGal1 chromosome 4, bGalGal1.mat.broiler.GRCg7b, whole genome shotgun sequence genome encodes:
- the ENPP6 gene encoding glycerophosphocholine cholinephosphodiesterase ENPP6: MGCSTILVFLTLLSFASAHRKLLLFLLDGFRFDYIDDAELESLPGFRDIIGMGVKVDYMTPDFPSLSYPNYYTLMTGRHCEVHQMIGNYMWDPKTNVSFDIGVNKESLLPLWWNGSEPLWVTMTKEKKNVFMYYWPGCEVEILGVRPSYCREYFSVPTDQNFADAISDALEALRNGSAEMAAVYYERIDVEGHHYGPWSEQRKSALKELDKAMSNMITQIKNKGLQHDVNVLLFSDHGMTDISWTDKVIELKNYINMSDTIQMKDRGPVVSLWPVPEKHTEIYQKLKAVEHMNVYNIQDIPERFFYKKGKFVSPLTLVAEEGWFIVESRDKLPFWENGTGKREAWQNGWHGYDNELMEMRGIFLAYGPDFRSNYRAPPIRSVDVYNVMCSLAGVQPQPNNGSWSRVECMLKNTAVRVPLCTRSGCVLALTLLLLFWLL; the protein is encoded by the exons ATGGGGTGCAGCACGATCCTCGTCTTCCTCACCCTCCTCTCCTTCGCCTCTGCCCACCgcaagctgctgctcttcctcctcgACGGTTTCCGCTTCGACTACATCGACGACGCGGAGCTGGAGAGCCTGCCGGGCTTTCGGGACATCATCGGCATGGGGGTGAAGGTGGACTACATGACCCCCGACTTCCCCAGCCTCTCCTACCCCAACTACTACACGCTGATGACGG GTCGCCACTGTGAGGTTCATCAGATGATTGGAAACTACATGTGGGACCCAAAGACGAACGTATCGTTTGATATTGGTGTGAATAAAGAAAGCCTCCTACCTCTCTGGTGGAATGGATCGGAGCCTTTGTGGGTCACAATGacgaaagaaaaaaagaatgttttcatgTACTACTGGCCAG GTTGTGAGGTTGAAATCCTTGGAGTCAGGCCAAGTTACTGCCGCGAATACTTCAGTGTCCCAACAGACCAAAACTTTGCGGACGCTATCAGCGATGCTCTCGAGGCTCTGCG CAATGGCAGCGCTGAAATGGCAGCTGTGTACTACGAGCGTATCGATGTGGAAGGCCACCACTATGGGCCCTGGTCTGAGCAGCGGAAGAGTGCTCTGAAGGAGCTGGACAAAGCCATGAGCAACATGATCACACAGATTAAG AACAAGGGCCTTCAGCATGATGTCAACGTCCTCCTCTTCTCTGATCACGGGATGACGGACATCTCTTGGACAGACAAAGTGATTGAGCTGAAAAACTACATCAATATGAGTGATACAATACAAATGAAGGACCGAGGTCCTGTTGTGAGCCTTTGGCCAGTTCCGGAGAAGCACACGGAG atatATCAAAAATTGAAAGCTGTGGAACACATGAATGTTTACAACATACAGGATATTCCAGAGAGGTTTTTctataaaaaaggaaaatttgtgtcTCCTCTAACGCTTGTGGCTGAGGAGGGATGGTTCATAGTAGAG aGCAGGGACAAGCTGCCCTTCTGGGAGAACGGCACAGGGAAGAGGGAGGCCTGGCAGAACGGCTGGCATGGCTACGACAACGAGCTGATGGAGATGAGGGGCATCTTCCTCGCATATGGGCCAG aTTTCAGATCCAACTACCGTGCGCCTCCCATCAGATCCGTGGATGTTTACAACGTCATGTGCAGCCTGGCAGGAGTGCAGCCACAGCCAAACAATGGCTCCTGGTCCAGGGTGGAGTGCATGCTGAAGAACACGGCTGTCCGCGTGCCACTCTGCACACGGAGCGGCTGTGTGCTGGCACTGACTCTGCTCTTGCTCTTCTGGCTGCTGTGA